gccgcctgggtCTTTCCTCCCCTCGCTCCCGAGGCCGCTTTgacctccgccgccgccgccgccgccgccgccgccgccccctttGGCCCCGGGTTGCTTGTCGCATTTGAAGCGCTTCTGGCGCCGGAGGTAGCAGCCGTTCTCGAACATGTTGCCCGAGTCCGGGTGCAACGTCCAGTAGGAGCCTTTGCCCGGCTTATCCGGCGAGCGGGCCACTTTGACGAAGCAGTCGTTGAAGGAGAGCGAGTGGCGGATGGAGTTCTGCCAGCGCTGCTGGTTCTGCCGGTAGTAAGGGAAGAGGTCCATGATCCACTGGTAGATCTCGCTCAACGTCAGCATCTTGCTGGGGGCCTGCTGAATGGCCATGGTGATGAGCGAGATGTAGGAGTAGGGCGGCTTGGCGTGCGGGTAGCTGCGCTTGAAACTCTTGGCgtcccgcccgccccggctcaaGTTGGAGGGCGCGTAGCCCATGGGACTCATGCAGGGTCCCATCGCCCCGTAGGCGCTCAAGCCGTTCAGGGAAGCCTGCGGGGCGCCCATCGCGTTCATGCCGCCGGGACTCAGCGCCGAACCCATGGCCGACATGCTGTTCATGGCGCCCCCAGTCCCTCCGGGGCTCAAGCCGGCGCCCAGGCTCGGGTTGGCGTAGGACATGTTGAAGGAGCCGGACGTCATGTTGCCGCTGGTAGTCATGGCGTTCATGCTCATGTAGGTGTTCATCGAATTCATGGAGCCCAGGCCTGAATTCATGTTGCTCACGGGCACCGTCGAGTAGGCCTGTGGAGGAAGCGCAGGTTAGACCAGTGGAAAGAGACCGGGGGTTGGACCTCGCGGCATCCTCCAAAACCCCACATTATGGAAGATCGTTCCCCCTTATAGGGCACCTCCGTCAGTTCCCGCAGCCTTTAGGGGATGCCCAACTCTTCAGCAGCCCCGGTGGATCATTACAATTCCTAGTTTTCTGCCATCAGCGGCACTGATAGGCTACGATGAGATCCACGCTTTACAAACCTTTCCGATATGGCACAAATTTGGTTAAAGAAGGGGATACACCTGTCCGGATCCACTCTTAATGCTAAAAGTAAATACAGGTCCTGGGTTGTCAGTTTGGGGATTACTGTGTGGAAAGCAACCGGGAAGGGAAAAACCAGCCCGCACAATCGCCCGTGGACCGGAATTCAAGAAAGGCGGCCTGTTGAATCGAAATgcacagcaaaataaaaacaggcaAATAAGATACATATGGATACAGTTGGCAGCATCCTTTGCCACTGACGCCACCCTATTAATTACAAAAGTCCTACGGCCAAGTAAAGCGAGTTTACGTCACAAAAGTTTGCACTTTCCTTTCCATGAAGGAAAACAGTGTCTTTAGGAAGATATTTGCATGGTCCTTGCACTGCGCATGGGGACCTCTCTGTTCTTATAAATCCAGGATTTGGGGCATTTTTTTCTGGTTGCGAGTGGCTCTCCGCCCAGTTCGGTTCGGGAAAAGGATCTAGCAAGGCGGCACCAAGCACTATCTCGGTGAATATATAGGCACTTCGTCAGACCAGGCCTGCCTTCAGAGTTAGGTCTGGCAAGAGAAACGTTTTGTACTAAGAATCCCCCTTTTCAGCGCTTTGGAGCACAGTCAACTTGTCGTATGTTTTAATTTGATACGTTTTTAAAACCCAGGAAATTGGAGTCACGAGAAACTCCGCAGAGAAACTCACTAAAAATGAAGtttgagcgagcgagcgagagacgCCTTCCTGAAAAAAGCCCCTCGCAACAGTACACAgatccaaaggaaaggaaatccgGGAAATCCGCCGAACTGACACAAGGCGAGGGGATCGCCCGCGGCCTAAGTCACCAAGACAGGCGCCTGCCCAACTCCTGTGCCATCCCGATGCGCTACACGCCAGATATAACCGAGGCCTTCCCTAAGTGTTCCAATGAATCAAAATGCAGATCCCCGAGGTCTCAGcgctttctctccccaccctttcgggtctttttgttttgttttgttcggGGAGCCTTAGCGAAAGCTGGTGGGAAAAACAAACTTTACAAGGTCTTctaccccccaccccctcttCTCCCTTAATTCTGTGCTGGTTCCCTCTACATCGCAGGGCCTGGAATAGTTACAGGCAGCCTAGTAAGGATGTTTTCTAGGAGAGCAGTTGCACATTTTtgtcccaaaacaaaacaaagagcctTGTGGTAAAACTGAAGTTTATGGCCACGGGGAGCGGTGTGTGTGTTCTCCACTACCTCCAGCTCCCTTATTCTTCCAGCCTAGCAGAAGGACTAACGTGTAAAAGTCAATCGAAAATTCCATGAAACCTTTTCAGCAATCAAAATGAGATATCGAAGGTTTCCCCACAAGTCGCCCTAAACAGTAGAACACGTTGAAGAATAATAAACTTACAACCGTctataattttctttaaaatctaATTACTAAACGGTACATGAAAATGACTGTTCCGTAGAGTCACTTTCGAGTTTATCTTTTCAGGGGAAAAGAAGCATAGGCCAGGTTCGCCAATAGAATTATAACTGCGTCTCTCTAATTTATATTTACAAAAGGATGGTATTCGAGATTTCCTATAGGATATCTCCAAACGAATGTTTACATTTGTAGAGGTGTAAGTGTGGCAGATGATAGACGGCTAGATAACTTACAGCAATTATGTTTACAAATTGTAGCAAACAAACCCAAGTCTGTGAACTCAAAACTGTCTGTAACTGCCTGGAGAAATTATACCTGTATAAGTATATATTTAATTTTCCatgcttgtattttttttcagttatgGAGAATTTATCTGTCATATCTTTATATATGACATATCGTCCTATTATGTTTCCATAATACAACCTATGTTTACGCGGCAATTCCATTTAGGGCAAAATATTCTGTATAATATTGAAgcataaaaaacacaaaacttagTGCCGCAGATGTTGACGCCTGAAGGATCGACTCTGTGTTAACATATTAGGGTCattttagtggggggggggttgtggttttttttcccccaactggAGAGTCTATGAGGTCGGGAGGAGCTATACATTTAATCCGAACCTCTTCTCTGCCCCTGTTGACCTTTCAGTATTAAATAAGAAGCCCGAATAGGACCGCCTACATAAACACATATGTTGAACTGGAGTCTACAGCCTGCCTTCGCAGCTCAGGGACCTGGACGTTAACTCTGGTAAGGCATCACAAAGCAATATCTGTTCTTTGTAGTGCAGTCATCTCTACATGTCCTTTCAGGAGGCCGCCCTGCCTCCGACTTGCTTTTTTGTTCATATCATCTCATCTCGTTTCTTTCCTTTTCACGTTTTATAAAGCTGCgaaacccccaccccccttttttaaaaaaaatctttttctcctttcattcCCTGTTCAGTAACAGGGCTCATTCAGCCTTCCACTGGGGTTTTACATGCTTCTCCACCCGTTATTGTTTGTGTGGTCGtctttgatcttttttttccattcttggGAACATATTGTAAAATAAGGAACGTGCTTATGAATGGACAATGAAAAGAGCCAGGTTCCTGGTTAACAGGGTCAGATCCTATTCTCCGCAGCGCCACCCGCCGGTCTCCGAGAAAATTGCTTTGTAATTTTATTTgtaattctcccccacccccctttaaGAAGCGTGCGGCAAAGTACCCAGAAACGATTATTTTGCCTAGTAGAGTACAGTATTAGCACAGGTGAGAAAGGGTGGGAGAGGGAAGGCGATCACAAAAGAGAAAGACCTTCCCCAAAAAGCTAGAaggccggggcgggggggggggaagagtggtgGTTGTTCCCCGCTCCCTCAACGAACATTAAGGCCTTAACTGAGTGGATTCTCGCCGGGCTGAGAGGAAGAGGAGTTTGAGAGGCGCTCGCGTGATTCCCGAAGCCTGAGCCTAGAAGGCGATCGGAAACTCCTTTCCTAACCGCCCCCACCTCCTCGGTggtctccttctccccctcccgccccatTTCCTCCCGTGGGGCGACTGGAAATCAGGTGGCTTTGCAGCCAGCTGTAAGGTCGGGAACGGCAGGTTTGCAGCCTTCGACGGGGGGGGCATTGACTCTTCGACGAGGATCTGACCTCCTTTGGGGCTGAAGCCCACCCGACCCCTCCCGTCCCAAATCTCGGCTCACACGCCAGCACCCCCAGcacccctccctttccctttcccagcCCCCGCCCCAGCTCCAGGTCCCTCTCTGCCCTCCCGCCCGCCCTCCTGCCCTTTGGCTCGGCTCACCTCTGGCGTCTCGGCATAGTAGCTGTTCCACTCGCTCGTTTCGTGCCCTTCCATTTTCACAGTCCCTAACATCCTGGAGCCCAGGTGCCCAGTGTAACCATCCAGCCCCTTTCTGGCGAGCGacgggagagtgagagagagagagggagggagggagggagggaggagggagaggcacggagagggggagggaaaaaaagggaaagagagagagagagagagagagagagggaaagggggagcCCCCCCGAGCCTAGCAGAAAGCCAGCCGGCCGACCCCCTCGGGGAGGGCTCGCTCAAGCCCCCCCAGGCAGGCGGCGCAGAGCGGTGTGTGGCGGCCCGCCACTTGAGAAAGTGAGGAAGTGCCGGCTGGGAGGTGAGGGGACTGGCGCTGATGTGGATCTTAcgtcgcggcggcggcggcaggagcgcccacctcctcctcctcctcctccttctccaccacctcctcctcctcctctccccatttGTCCGCCGCACAAAGACGCTCGCACCTACAAAGCCCGGAGATGCACCTGCAAAGAGGGCAGTTTCACTTCgctggcaactccccccccccgccgccgcctcctcctcctcctcccgcggcCACCGCTCGCTCGCCCGGGGCGGCACTTTCTTTGCAAAGCGGTGTAATTGGTTTACGCGGGCCAACGGGTTTCATCgcgggaggggaaggagggggagtgAGAAAGAcactggggagagagaaagagagagaaactcggaaggaaagagacaaggaaaagggggggggggagagaagaatattctgttctgttctcccCCTCCTCTGACCGGAGATAGGGGCAATTCAAGGCAGGGAGATACTGGAGGTCAGTTCTTATTTGGCTGAATAGGTGAAGGGGGGGGGATGTCAGCCGGCAGAAGCTGTTGTCATATCGCTGAAGTACAAGAGAGTTCTTTCACTTAGGGGCCACTCCAGTCCTCGGGGTGCCCCCCCCGCCAATACCATGTTCCAGATCCCACAGgatcgggggtggggtggggtgggcttcCCCGTCTCACGCACACGCGCACCttgcaaataaatagataattaaGTTCCGGAACCTCTCCCGGACGGGAGAGTTTCGGTCTGGTTGGCCACAGGATttcgcctccccctccccccctttctctgtggGGCCCTCTGTGTCATCTTGCGGTCCACACGCCCCGGTCGTAGGGCCTGAGTCACGGCCGTGACGTTCTGCGTGAGGAGGTCCGAAATGCGGATCTCCCCGCTTGAAACCTCCACTTGGCAAGCGGCCCAGGTGAGTCACTCCATGCCTTGCTCGGCCGGAgcccttcctcctctttccctctctttctcctccaggCTCGCCGCTTGCGTGGAAATGGTCACCTTAGGAACGGCCCCGGGCGAGTCAACAACAGGTGATCGCCACGGACGCCCGGGGGAAGCCCAGCCTCACTTGTTAAGCGGAAAACAATGGCGACTCGCGACCTTCCTCGCTGTCCTAAAGCTAGGGCTGCGGGCCTCCAGCCTTCCATCCTATCTGCCCACTGGCTCCGCCGGcggggggatgatgggagttggagccTTAAGAACAATTGGAGAGCCCCCCAGATTCCAGCACCCATCCTATCCTTATGGAACTGCTTTGGATTAGGGCTAAAATTCCTTCTCTCCACACTTGTTCAGGAGTAAGTCCTAATGAACTAAGTggaacttacttttgagtaaatctTCAAGGGCAGTTGCTGTCAGAGGGGATCCCAGCTAAAGTGGAATGGCACGTGGTCACTGCTGGCATGTGACCGCTGCGCTCACCCAGTAGAAGGCACTTTGACATCCTTAGGACTTCTTTTGATTGGATCCATTCGGGATGAAACTTCTAGGCTTCTTCTGTTGACGAGGGCCGGCGGCAAAGGCACGGTGAGGTGTCTTTGTAGAGACCCGtaatttaaaacaggaaaaagtACCCTTTTTTCCGGCGGTGCGAAGTGTCTAGTGCAGTCAAAGAGACACTagagatgttttttttccccaactgggCTGGATCCAGACTAAAACAAATGCCTGTTCCATTTGAAGCAAGTTAATCCTTCAGTACAGTAGTTTCATCCACTGATTCCAACTGAACCTCCATTCAACTAACAACGTTTGACTCCGATTCCACATTTATATCTATTTTTTACTTACACATGCTTTACTCAGGAATAAATCCGGTTTTGTTCAGTGGGTTTATCCACAGCAGGTGCACCTGCATTCAATTGCAGTTTCACAGAAGACCGAGGTTTCTTACCCTCGCCCATCTTTCCAATGCCTTCTTCATGTATTCGGGCtcatggctgcaatcctgttctaAGGCTAGAATCTTACTGCGGTGCCAAGCCCCTAGGAGTCGATTCCTCTTAAACTTACGTAGGACGTTTCCTTGTCCGGGAGTGGGTTCTAGTCCAGTCAACTGGGCGTATTGATCAGGTTGAGGCTGCAATCCGAGCCAGTTTCTAGTGCAGTCCGgggaaataaaatatgtttcagTTCAAGCATATTTTCTTTACTGACCTGAGGGGATTGTGGGTAATGTACTTCAGCTATATTTGGTTAGTAAAAGGCGATCAAAATGACGCttgggttaaaaaaataaaaatgttttgtctttcttGCGGTAGACGTGACACGGGCGAAATTGGCAGCGAGAATCGCCAGGAGTCTGAATATCTATTTCACCGAGGTAGAGTAAACGTCTTCAGAGAACTGAATATATGGAAATAACGCTTATCTGATAATACAAATGGAATTACTTCTACAGCTCCAGCCACAATTAATACATGGGACGCATGAAACGTTCGGATCTACATATTAACTGCCCTTTCCCCAAAAGAGTGTTTTTAGAATCGCCAACGCTCCGGCTGAATTTCAGCTAGTTTATTTCTATTGGCCTGTGCCGGAGCCTAAAAGGTCTTAAATCCGAAACCAGCCTTCCAGTTTACACGGTTTGCGAATGCAACTGTTGATTTCTTCTGCAGCCGCATTTCATTACCCTCTTCGATCGATCAAGTTGAGGCATCTGCCTCTATTGCACTAACATCTATTTCTGATCTCGCCAGCAGAACTTGATATCACATAGAAAATAAGCAATACtgtaaatgtcttttttttaaaaaaatcgggTTAAAGGAACATGGTTACATTGAGAAATATGTTTTACCTTGTCGACCAAAGGCGGTCTCTCTcatccctttctttctttgtccttttctctctctctcccaaccccCACCCCCGCGCAATCTGGCAACAAAGTTAAGTTAAATCCTTGAAACAAACAAACGTCTCGAATCAGCAGGAGAGAACAAGAGAAGAACATGTGCTATTAAGGAAATAAAGGATAAAAGCAACGGCGTACAAACTTCTTTTAAATACAGTTACACTGCTGTAAATTGAATGAAATTAATGACTAGGAAACGAACCGGAGCTCAAGAATGTTAAAACACAAAATCTTTGACGATGACACGGAGTGAGGAATAGATAGATGGTATCGTTTATCTTACAGGGCGAAGCTTTTGTGATCCTGAAAGCCTTAGCCGGGGTAAATTCTAGTCCAATTAACGGTTACTATCAATGTAGACTTTTTCAATAATTTCTGTGGAGTAAGATTTATGCTTCTTAGAGACAGCCTCATAATAAGGCAGAGGTGAAATGCTACGGTCCTGCACTACTTCCCGTCTCAGGCTAGTCAGTGAAGCTAAGTCCCGGCATTTAGTGGAACTGGAGGGTCTTCCCACGGAATCGTCACGAAGTGTGAAACTCCCTGCCATAGGAAGTCTGACtgattcaatttttttctgtcctTCCGCCTTCCGTGCCAAGGGTTAAAAATAATATTCAAAATGCGGATAGGAGTTGGGTTTTGAATTTCCGAGGTAATGAAGCAGGGTTGAACCAACTTAATTTCTACTTTTAACTGAAGTCGTTTTTAAAAGAGGTTTTAGCGCGGTAAGTCTGTCTCTTAAGTGGGGTGTGGGGAGTAGGAGAGATATAAATGGAATAAGTGGAATTTAAAACAGGCTGAAACTCGGGAAATCCGTGTGTCATTGCATAAAAGACTATGTGTCTTCTAGGTCTTTCCCAACCTCGTTTCGACAAGCCCTAAGTGCATTTATTTGGATTTCAGTTGCTCTGATTTCAGTGAAGCTAAAATTTAGAAGAAAAGGGAGCCGGTCAGTGAATCCAGAAAGGACATAATCTAGGCGACAGATTTAGAGTATGAAAGAATACTATTTCGGAGTAATAATCAGTTTCTGCAGTCATCCCGCCCACAAGTAACTTTGTGAAAGTATATTCTGAGTTGCACTTTTGTATGTCCGGCTGCTTGAAATATACTACACAGGGCATATTAAGATAGTAGCAGCAgttactacaacaacaacaacaacaacaacaaaaacaacaacaaaaacaacaacaacaatctgattGCTTTCCCATTCGGCTCAGAAATCCCGTAAATCAAAGCTGAACGGAAAACAGAGGACGGAATCCAATGTCCGTCCTACCTAGAACACTGTAGTCACTAATTCAAGTTCTGCCGGTTTTGGTGAGTCGAGTCCAGGAAGGAATTTCTGACAACTCAACAACAGCTAGCCCTACACATTATCTATAAATacgcttttaaaaatatgttgcctTTCTTAAGCAATAACTTTACCGAATCAAAGCTGTCCTTCCTGGAATAtttcctgaagaagaagaagaagaagaagaagaagaagaagaagaagaagaagaagaagaagaagaagaagaagaagaagaactacaataacaacaacagcaacaacaactctCTGCTCAGAAGGTGATGGGAGGACGCTATGAATGTATGCCGGTAAAAGGGAGGGTGCAACCCGTGTCGGGGAACAGCAGGATTTGCACAAACTCTTAGCGCCTCCTGTTGTCCAACCGGGAATTGGTGCACGCGCACACCTTGCCCTCATACACCCCCCCGCCTCCAGCAGCTGGATCTACTGGTCCAAAGGAGGCGGCCGAGAAGAGCATTGTCCCGTTGGGTTAGGAATTCTGCCATGGACATCCGAGGGGCTTCTCGTTTCCCCCCGACTTTTTTGGTTCCAACATACCCTCGTTTACTTTCTTTAAATCAGGTCATTGTTTTTCGGTGGGGGTGACCGTGAACATGTCGCAGCCAACGTGTTTCAGAGCTGGGAAGCATATTTTAGAGCTGGCTACATATTTCAGAGCTGAGAAacgttactttaaaaaaaaaaatcaactctcagaatctctggAAAATGCAGCCTGAAAAAGGAATATTTCCAAGGGCTATCATTTCAACAGGCTTACTATccagatctctttctctctctctctctctttctttttttctttaagcaTTCCAGAATGGGATGCTTTTCAAATAGACTtgcgaggaaggaaggaaggaaggaaggaaggaaggaaggaaggaaggaaggaaggaaggaaggaaggaaggaaggaaggaaggaagggaagggaagggaagggaagggaagggaagggaagggtgtcAGTCTCGCTAAACGCTTTGGGATGTCTCTCAACCTCGGCTTGGGACGCTAGACAGCTCAGACACCCCCCTTCACTCCCCCGGAAGAGGGGCTGCGAAAAACAATGCCTGTGCGTGGCGGAGGGGAAGGTTGCAACCTTAGTGCCTTCTGCttaggagaaaaggaggaggtgaATAATGGGCGGGGGAGAAGAGCCCCATCGAGGgaataaggctgggaaagggaTGGTCGGGGAGAATCCGTGTCAAGCCTTCGGGTGGGTTCTCCTTCCTTGTATGGTGCGGCGAAAAACCAAAATAAACTGTAGTCTCCTGGCACCTTGCTAAAGATAAGAGTCAAAACCCTTCCTGGACTTAGAGGTCATTTCATGATATGCCTCGGATTCCGGTCCTGGAAACTTCAGTAGATCTGTCCATCCTGAAGGTGcgacaggacccccccccccccaatacgtTAAGGAACAGGAGGGCGTTAGAAAAGATGAGCAAAAAGACTGGATcactaaaatataaaaaggcacCTACTGGTCCAAAGACAGggaattttctattttaattctCATACCTTAAGCTCTGAAAAGTTCAGCACAGTTAAAATTCCTGCAAGATTTGAAAGCTCGCCTTTCACTGATATTACGCAACCCTATTTACTGGGGTAATATTTATGAGCAGTGGCACCcagcgtggtgtagtggacagagtgatggattgtAGAATCACTCCTGGATTGTCGAACAAtttctgttctctctttctcGGTTCTAAACAGGAGTCGCCGTTGCTTCATGGGAAACGTAAGCATGGAGCCCTCATTTAAGAAGAGGCGAGACTCAGGATGTTCTCCTGACCACTAGctaatctttcctctttttttcacctGTTGCACAACATTCAGACGACTGTCTGAATGTCCAAGCCGCGGCAATGGAAAGGAAAGTCAGTTGAATGTCTGTGGCTCCCAAATGTAGGCATTGGTCTGATTCGCCACGCATGTATCTGTATTGCTGTAACCGATTTAAATCGGGGACCTCCGCTCAAAATAAACTCCAGCCTTATTATATTAATTTGGATTAATAACACCCGACCAGGAAGGAAAACTCTCTGACCTCCTAGAGGATTTCTTCCATGTGGTTGTATTTATGAATGAAACTATTGATTTCTAGGGGTCAGTTTCCCATAGTCCTTTTAATACTGGGCGGTCATCCCCACTAT
The Pogona vitticeps strain Pit_001003342236 chromosome 1, PviZW2.1, whole genome shotgun sequence genome window above contains:
- the FOXA1 gene encoding hepatocyte nuclear factor 3-alpha isoform X2 is translated as MLGTVKMEGHETSEWNSYYAETPEAYSTVPVSNMNSGLGSMNSMNTYMSMNAMTTSGNMTSGSFNMSYANPSLGAGLSPGGTGGAMNSMSAMGSALSPGGMNAMGAPQASLNGLSAYGAMGPCMSPMGYAPSNLSRGGRDAKSFKRSYPHAKPPYSYISLITMAIQQAPSKMLTLSEIYQWIMDLFPYYRQNQQRWQNSIRHSLSFNDCFVKVARSPDKPGKGSYWTLHPDSGNMFENGCYLRRQKRFKCDKQPGAKGGGGGGGGGGGGGQSGLGSEGRKDPGGGGGGGGAGSPLHRGGQAKGSSHLEAAPASPQALDHNGSGVELKPSVAAAAAAAAAAAAAVAAASSSSSVPGGPALASLGHPSHALGHHESQLHLKGDPHYSFNHPFSINNLMSSSEQQQHKLDFKAYEQALQYSSYGAGLPGGLPLGSASMGGRGGIEPSALEPSYYQGLFH
- the FOXA1 gene encoding hepatocyte nuclear factor 3-alpha isoform X1 yields the protein MLGTVKMEGHETSEWNSYYAETPEAYSTVPVSNMNSGLGSMNSMNTYMSMNAMTTSGNMTSGSFNMSYANPSLGAGLSPGGTGGAMNSMSAMGSALSPGGMNAMGAPQASLNGLSAYGAMGPCMSPMGYAPSNLSRGGRDAKSFKRSYPHAKPPYSYISLITMAIQQAPSKMLTLSEIYQWIMDLFPYYRQNQQRWQNSIRHSLSFNDCFVKVARSPDKPGKGSYWTLHPDSGNMFENGCYLRRQKRFKCDKQPGAKGGGGGGGGGGGGGQSGLGSEGRKDPGGGGGGGGAGSPLHRGGQAKGSSHLEAAPASPQALDHNGSGVELKPSVAAAAAAAAAAAAAVAAASSSSSVPGGPALASLGHPSHALGHHESQLHLKGDPHYSFNHPFSINNLMSSSEQQQHKLDFKAYEQALQYSSYGAGLPGGLPLGSASMGGRGGIEPSALEPSYYQGVYSRPVLNTS